A stretch of DNA from Synechococcus sp. PROS-9-1:
CCTCCACACAAAGGCGCTGGTATCAGCCTGGTTAAGGGCTATGAGTAGGAATGGCCCTGAGTAGGCCTCATCACGGCAGTTTTGCCTCCTGCTCGCAATCGATAGGGGGATCCACACTCCTGCAGCAGGCCATTCCCTTTCACCGCTGGCAAGATATAGAGAGTCTTCAGTGAAAGGCATGCCAGCCAGCAGTAATTTTCAAGAGGCCATCCGCGAGGCACAATCCAGTGCTCTTGTTGGCCCCAATGTTGTCAATAAAGCCCTGCCTTATGTAGGCGGTGGCATGGTGCTCACCGCCGCAGGTGTCCTTGGTGGCATGTCCACCATGGTCGCCATGGGTCCAGCCTTCAATGGGCTGTCGATGGTTGCGATTATTCCTTGGTTCATTCTGTTCTTCGTTGCACAGAATGCTGCCAAAAAAGGCAATAACGGCACCGCCTTGCCGTTGATGGCTGCCTTTAGTTTGCTTACGGGCTTCACGCTCACCGGTCTGGTGGTGCAAGCCGTAGCGGTTGCCGGTGTGGCTTCGATTGGCATCGCTGCCCTGGCGACGGGCCTCACTTTTGCGATTGCTTCCGTCGTTGGTCGGCGCATGAGCGACAGCGTGGGTCAAGCGCTCACGGCAGTGGTGGGTTTTGGCTTGATTGGTCTGTTGATCGCCATGGTCGGCATCTTCGTTGCCGGTTTCTTCATCCCTGGGATCTTTGCAGCCACCAATCTTGCGATTGCAGGATTTGGAACCGTGTTGTTTGTGGGAATGGCATTCGTGGACTTCTACACGATGCCTCGCACCTATCGCGATGATCAATACCTCGCAGGTGCGTTGGGAATGTATCTCACCTATATCAATCTGTTCATCTTCATCTTGCGCTTGATCATTGCCCTTCAGGGTGGTGGTCGTCGCGATTGATGTGCTTTAGCTGGAAACGCTTAGTTTCAACTTGTTTTTGATCCCGGCTGATGCCGGGATTTTTTATGGACAGTTTGTGTCGACCTTTGAGCAATCAACGGCTCCGATTCATTTCAGTCCAACATTGAAGAAGTGTTCAATCCTTCAGCTACAGGCTCGGTGCCAGATGCTTTGGTTTTGGGGATGCAAATGTCTCTTGTGTTCTGAGTTGAAAATGAGAACTAGTCCGCTACAGCTTCAATCGCTCGTGCAATCGCTGTTTTCTGGTTTGCGTCGTATCCCCAGCGATCCAGAAAGGCCACATCGCTGCCTTGATTGTTGCTTGCTGCTGCCAATAAGGTTTCTAAACGTGCTTTAACGCTATGGGGTTCGAGTTGGCGCAGCAACTCGGTGCAGCGCAGGTTCACCCGCTCTGAACCTGCAGCTTGCATGTCATCCGATTGCTGGCGGTGGTGCACCACCATCGCTGCGCTCATTGCCAGATTGCGAGCGGTGAGGTCCACAACTCCTTCACCGCAGGAACGCAGTTTGCCCACAAGGGCTTCAGGCAATCGATCCATCAGGGCACTGTCGCCAGCCAGGCTGATCACAAAAAAGCCTCGCGCTCCATCGCGACTTGCCACAAGCTCCCCGACGCGATCAGCAATCACTTCGTCACTGATTTCTTCTTGATCCCATTGCTGGAGCCAGACAGCGGCGATCTCCATCGCCTGTTGGAAACTGGGCGCTTGCACGGAATCAGAACTTGGCGGTTCGGTTTCTGACGGAACAGTGGTGTCCTGATCTGCCATGGCGCGGGGGGTGTAGGAATGCCAGCAGATTAGGAAGACAAGGCTTGATTGGGCTTCCTTTGGGCATCCACGATGTCATCGTTATTGGCCTCCCTTTATCGACGGTCATGTCCTGGATGGCAAAGCCGATTCTTTGAAGATTGAACTGGACTTCTCATGGCTGATCTTTCCAATGACATCAGCGAGCAACTCCACAGGGCGGAAACCAAAGCCCAGGACTGAGTCGGCGACAGCGCACACTTAAAGGATGGTTGAGTCTTCGTTTCGTTCGTTCACAAGCAATACGCCTGAGGGATTTCGCTCTGGTTTTGTGGCGCTGATTGGTCGCCCCAACGTGGGCAAGTCCACGTTGGTGAATCAGCTCATCGGCGACAAGATTGCTATCACGTCGCCCGTGGCCCAAACCACTCGCAATCGGCTGCGCGCAATCCTCACCACCGACGAGGCCCAGCTGATTCTGGTGGATACGCCCGGCATCCATAAGCCCCATCACCTATTAGGGGAGCGGCTGGTTCGTAGTGCCCGATCAGCGATTGGGGAGGTGGATCAGGTGCTGCTGTTGCTTGAGGGATGCGAAGCCCCAGGACGGGGTGATGCCTTCATCGTGCAATTGCTGCGTCAGCAACCTTTGCCAGTGCAGGTGCTGCTCAATAAGTGGGATCTGGTGCCTATGGAGAAGAAGGATGCAGCCGCTGCGGCCTACCGAGAGCTTCTGGGTGAGACCGATTGGCCAGTGCATCGCTGTAGTGCCCTGAGCGGTGATGGCTGCCCCGAATTAGTGAAAGCGATTAGTGCGTTGATGCCCGAGGGACCGCAGCTCTATCCATCGGACATGGTGAGCGATCAACCCGAACGCTTGCTGATGGGAGAACTGATCCGCGAACAGGTGTTGCTCAATACGCGCGAAGAGGTACCCCACAGCGTTGCGGTGAGCATCGATCGCATTGAGGAGATGCCCGCGAAGGGCAAGAGCAATGGGCGCACGGCGGTGTTGGCAACGGTGCTGGTGGAGCGCAAAAGCCAGAAGGGAATCTTGATTGGCAAAGGGGGGGCCATGCTCAAAACGATCGGCCAGGGCGCACGTCTGCAGATGCAGACCTTGATCGATGGTCCGGTGTATCTCGAGCTGTTCGTGAAGGTGGTTCCCGATTGGCGCAGCAAGCCGGCCCGACTCGCGGAGTTGGGCTATGTGGGCGATTGAAGAGTGGATACCGCGCCTGCGAAGATGCAAGACATGAGCGATCAAACTGCGTTCCCTCCGTCTGATCTCGACGGTTTTCTTGCCCTTTGCGTGGGCCGTTGGATGAGCTTGCGTAGCCGCTTCCTGATCAATGCATCGGAGCAGGAGTGGCATAGCAGTGAACGGGGCGAGGTGGAGGTGTCGGCTTCCGTTGCCGCTGGGGTGCCCTGTTTGGACGTCACTCCCGCGGAGGGGGACAAGAGCACCCTGGCGTTTCAAGCCGATGGATCTCTTGCGATTCACGCAGGCGGCACTGAGCAGACCGGGCGTTGGCAGTTGCTTGCTGATTCCAGCCTCGAGCTTTCTTTGCAAGCCGGAAATGGTGACCAGGTGCTGGAGCGTATTTGGTTCACCAAACCCAACCTGCGCTTGCGCAGTACCACGGCGGTTGGTGAGGATGGACAGCCCAGGCAGGGCAGTTTCTGCTCGGAAATCAGGCGCGTTAGTCGTCCGCAGAGCTGAGATCTGATGGCTGCCTATCGCCTCGATGTGATCAGCCTGGCGCCGCAGGCCTTTGCGCCATTGCTTGAACTTGGGGTGATTGGTCGTGCCTTTGGAGCTGGGATTGCGGCACTGCACCTCCACAATCCTCGCGATCACGCCATCGACCGTCATCGCAAGGTGGACGATGTGCCTTATGGAGGTGGGGCCGGCATGGTGCTGAAGCCGGAACCGGTGTTTGCGGCTTTTGAGTCGCTACCGGTTTGCTCACGACGGCGTGTGCTGTTGATGTCGCCCCAGGGACAACCCCTGCGGCAGGTTGATTTCCAGCGCTGGTCCAAGGAGTACGACCAGTTGGTATTTCTGTGCGGTCACTATGAGGGTTTTGATGAACGCATCCGTTCACTGGCCGATGAGGAAGTGTCCATGGGGGACTTCGTGCTCACTGGCGGTGAACTTCCGGCAATGACAATCATCAATGGGGTGGTGCGCTTGCTGCCAGGCACGGTGGGCACACCGGAATCCTTAGTGGAAGAAAGTCATAGCGATCTTTTGCTGGAGCATTCGCACTACACGCGCCCGGCGGATTTCCGCGGCATGGCCGTGCCCGATGTGCTGCGCAGTGGGGACCATGGTGCTGTGGCTCTTTGGCGGCAGCAGCAGCGTGAGCAGCGCACCTTGGAACGCCGGCCAGATCTATGGAATCGTTGGCAGCAGATGCATCATCCAACAAACAATCCACCTCAAGCGGACTGATCCTGGTGACATCAGTCTTCCCGGTCAAGATCATCTGACCATTCCTGTGTTGGTGGAGCCACGAGAAGAATGTCGGCATCCTTGTTGTTCATTTGAATCACAAGTATTTTTTTGGGATTGGTGTTGAATCCCTTTCTTGCTGTGTTGATGGCATCAACCAGATCGTCGACGGTTGCATAGCAATCACGTGCAATATCATTTTTTGCTTCGTTGTATAGGGCGAGGAACTCCTCTGCCTCCTGATCTATGGCTTCAAGCATTGCCTGCATGGCTTTTTCTGGACCAACTTTTTTAGCAAGACTCATGTAGCGCTTCATTTGTGGTGTTGCTAATGCCGTGGATACTCTTAGGTGGTTTGTGAGGTTGGATAATGTTGTTTCCATTAACTCACCCCTTTGGTCGATCACGATGCATGGAGCGGTGAGATCAAAGGCGATCATGCCTTGTAGCTTTTGCCAGTGGCGCTCAATCTCACTCCAGTTTTTTTTCATGTTTATAGTTGATTTAGCTTTTTACATTTGGCATCTGACTGATGCCAAATGTAACCGCGATTCACTTGGGGATAGTGAACTCACTGGTTGAAAACGTGTCGCCAGTATCGAAAGCTAATGTGAATGATTCGTCGATGGCGGTGTGGAGAATTCATTCCTCCATGGGCTGAGCCCAATGACCCTGGGCACACCGATCAAGACCTGCTCCTACCGATCATCGCTTTGGGATGGAGATCAACCGACGCCTTAGCGCTGAGGCACGCCATTCCTAATTTCGGTGGTTTTTGCTGTGATGGCAATGCGCCTTTACACCGATGGCAAGTGTGCGCTGTTGGCACAAACTATGGACATCGAGATCGGAGGCGCTTTGACAGACGACACTCCACCTGAGTCATCAGCAGAAGCAAGCTGACTTCAGGTCCCTGCTCCAACAGTCTCAACAAGACGTGGGTTGTTCCTTTGGTAGGCAATGCCTTGCGCGCCATGCCAATCGATGCTCCATCTGCACCGTCTTAGGTGCCCTACGGAGAACACGACCCCACACCTAGAGCCCCGGCCCCAGGTGATCCTGCAGACAGTCGCTTCGCACCACCCCTTTCAGTTCACTGTGTTCGATACGAGGTTCAGGCTTCCGCGATACAGGTTCACTGATTAATGGTTTGCGATATGCATAAACGAGCGAGTTAGGCCGTCTCTTCCATCCGGGAGGGGCGGCCTCTCTTCATGGAGGCATGCGCTGAATGGGGCTCATGCTATTTGTTATTGAAGGAAGAACTTTCGGATTTAAGTGATGGCAGACAACAAGATGACGAAGAAAACGATGGATACGTTGCTCGAGATTGCTAAATTAATTGCCTTGAGTGATGGAAATATTTCAAAGGAAGAGGCGCAATTGATCCGCGATCTTCCCCAACAGTTGTCTGTTGATACGGTTGAGGCTGATCTTGTTCATCCAGCAGAAGGTTCAACGCTCAGTCTCAAAGAGCTGGTAGGGGCCTTAACAACCCATGAAGATCGTTGTCTTGCTGCTCGAGTGGCCTATCTCGTGGCCGCTGTTTCAAGACAGCCCCGTGATTGCCTCAAGATCAATCCCGATGAACGACGCGTGTATCAAGAACTCCTTAAGGAGCTCAATCTGTCAAAGGATGAGCTTGAGGGAATCGAGTCCTCAGCCAAGCAACAGCTAAATCAAAACCGCTCACCGATCAGGCTTGTTTTAGATGTGATATTTGGAGATGAAAAATTGCCTGATCTTCTTATCGAAAAGCTTTATTATGCTGAAGGCCGGCAACATCCAGGCCATCCGCTTCATGGGTCCTATGTAGGGCTGAATGCTGATGCTTAAGGATAGGTTGATTGGATTTGATCTGGTCTGTTTGCTTGATTCTTTAAAACGATATTGGTGGTGATTGTGTTGGTCCTGGTCGCTCTTTGTAAAAGGTGCTCTGAGTTGCGCTCTTCAAAACAGCGTCATTGCTCGTGGTGTTGGTGCTGCCCTTAAAATCGAGCATTGAATATGCATTCATCGGTCGTTGTGGCAGGTGAATGAGATCGTTTCGGCCCGTTTCAAACCCTCTTGATGACCTCTTCGGTTCCGTCCCTTCGAATCGGCAACGGCTATGACATCCACCGTTTGGTGCCGGGCCGGCCTCTGATTCTTGGTGGTCAGCAGCTTGAGCATCCAGCAGGGCTAGGCCTCGATGGTCACAGCGATGCTGATGTGTTGGTGCACGCGATCATGGACGCCCTTTTGGGGGCGCTCTCTTTGGGTGACATCGGCAAATATTTTCCTCCCGACGATCCTCAATGGAAAGGAGCCGACAGTCTCTTGCTCCTGGAGCAGGTTGTGGCTTTGGTGAAGGGGCGTGGCTGGGGCGTGGTCAATGTGGATGCGGTGTTGATCGCCGAGCGGCCCAAACTCAAGCCCCACATTGAGGCGATGCGATCGGCCATCGCTCTCAGGATTGGGGTTGCTCCAGATCAGGTGGGCGTGAAAGCCACCACCAATGAAAAACTCGGCCCTGAAGGTCGGGAAGAGGGAATCTCTTGTCAGGCCGTGGCCCTGTTGCAGGCGCTTTGATGCAAAGCCTTTTGCAGCGATTCCAGCCATTGATGATTAGGGTCGCCACTCTGCTTTGTGTGGCTTTCGTGCTGATGGGTCAATCGGCTGATGTCCGTTTCGCTGCTTTTGCTGATCCTGAGGGCGGATATGACGTTGCTGTGATTGAGCATCTGCGCATCTCAGTGCCAAAGCAAGGGCGTCAGGCCTGGCTGGAAGCGGAGCGAGGCAGCTGGGAGCCTTGGTTGGAGCAACAAACGGGTTTTCTTGGTCGTGATCTGCTTTGGGACCCTGAAACGGAAGAGGGCACCCTCTTGATTCGCTGGTCGAGTCGTCAGGCTTGGAAAGCGATCCCCAGCGAGCAGGTGGAAGAGGTTCAAAACCGCTTTGAGCAGCTTGCTCGCGAAGCGATGGAGCTTGCTCAAGACATGGACAATCCTTTCCCCTTGGTGTTTGAAGGAGAGCTGTTACCCCCATGAGCAGCGAAGACGTCCGTCTCGACTGGCAACGGAGCGATCGTCTCGGCATCAGCGAAGCGATCTGGGGGTTGCACAAAACGGTGGATCAGATCGTGGCCATCCTGGAAGCCTTCGCGGCCAGGGAGCAGCCAGCGTTGGTCACGCGTGTGGATGAGGCCAAGGCCAAGGCCGTTCTTCAGCGTTGCGACAGGGAGCTTGTGCGTTTTGAGGCCCGGGCTCGATGTTTGACCTCGGGAACCCCTCCTCCGTTGCGACCGGAGCTTGGGACCGTCACGGTGCTTAGCGGCGGTACCAGTGATCTCCCTATCGCCGCAGAAGCGCAACTGGCTTTGCATTGGCACGGCATTGATGCAGATCTGTTGCTGGATGTGGGGGTTGCCGGGTTGCATCGTTTGTTGGATCAACTGCCGAAGCTTCAGCAGTCGTCGGTGCTGATTGCTTGCGCTGGTATGGAAGGTGCCCTGCCAACTGTTCTTGCTGGGCTCTTGCCCCAACCGGTGATCGGCGTGCCTGTGTCTGTTGGCTATGGCGTGAGTGCTGGTGGTCGAGCCGCTCTCGATGGAATGCTGGCGAGCTGTGCTCCAGGCCTAGTGGTGGTCAATATCGACAACGGCTATGGAGCAGCGATGGCTGCCTTGCGGATTCTGCAAAGACGCACCTAATTCAGGCGGGCTGCTTTTGCATGGTCATGCTGGTTTTGGAGTTTTCCGTGTGCCTTTGGCCTAAGCGCGAAAGCTCATCACTGTGCTGGCCGCATTCCGCTTTGCGCAGATGGCAAACCAGCGCGATGAGGTCGCCTTGATGGAGTTCGCCATTGGTCTGCCACTGCATGGATCTGGGGTCTATGCGTGGTGCAGTGGAGGCCAAGGCTCCAACAAGGAGTAGTGATTTAAACCTATTGCGTTGAATCCCTGACCGCTAGTTTGATGTCGCGAATTTGGCGGAAGATTTTCTTAAATCGAAGTCAAAGGTGCTGGAGGTTTGGATAGGCCATCACCAGCTCATCGGCACTGAGAACATCGCCACTTCCATCGGGTTGCCAGATCACCTCAAGGGCCATCAGGTCAGAGGAGGATGTGGAGCCAAGAATGCGCAGCGTTTCGCGTAGGGCTTCTCCACTGTCGGCTTGCTTGAGCTTCACGCTTTGGCGGCTGGCCACGAGCACGGTGACCACGATGAATTCGTTTGTGGCATCGGCATCGCCGCTGCTGCTCAACTCCGCTGTGTTGCCGTTGCGTACGCCGCCCACATTGGTGGTGATTTCAGCGCGCAGCTTGCTGCGTTCGGTCATCGACAGGCGGTTGAACGTCGACTCTGAAGCGTTGAAGGGAACGCTGCCTGATTCCACGTTGGCGTACACCCAAAGTTCGGGCTGTCGCAGCAGGGCGAGGGTTGTTTCCTGCAGCACCCGTTGCAGGCCGGATGATGTGCTGGTGTCAGCGGATGCGGCGAGCTGACGCAGGTCTGTTTGCAGCGACTTGGCACTCGCAAGCAGTCCGATCTGCATTTGCAGCAAAGACACGGGTCCGGTGGAGAGCTCACGGGGGGCTCGATAACCACCTCCAATCGCAGGGGAACCGCCACCGCCGCCATTGCGCACGGCGTTGACCACAACACCCACGATCGCCGCGAGCACTAAGAAGCCAAACAGGCCGCCTCCACCAAATCCAAAGATCGGGATGATGAATGGAAAGCCCATTCCGCGTCCATATCCGCGGCCGTATCCGCCGCCGTATCCACCGCCTCCATAGCTGCGGTTGTAACCCCCGCCTCTGGGCATGGACGGGGCGCGGAAGCTCCCGCCTCCGATTCGACCGCCTCGGGCGGCTTCGCTGGGTTGGGGGCTGATCAGCAGCAGGCCAACTACGAACACTGGCACCAGCAATCCCGAGAGCCAGCGTCTGATTTGACCAGCCTGGGGGCGGAGTTTGGAGGAGGCCAAGACGGCATATCACACTCCGATAACTCTAGGAACCACCGCCCACGATGGTGACGATCTCGAGGTTGTCACCATCTTTGACTTGCTGGGCTTCCCAGCGTTCCGGGGTGAGGATCAGTCCGTTGTATTCGACGACGACCAGTCGAGGGTGGTGCCCAAGCTGCTGGATCACTTGATCCAGAGTTGTGGCTGAGGGATCAAGGCGGCGAAGTTCGCCGTTCACCGTGAGTTGCATGGAACCGAAATAAGACCGAAGTAAGGGCTGTTAAGAAAGAGCTTGGAGCAGGGTCCGGCTCGCTTCTTCCGGATGATTGGATCCCATGATCGCGCTCACCACGGCAACGCGCTGAGCACCTGCAGCACGAACCGAGGGGATTGTCTCAACATCGATGCCACCGATCGCAAACCAGGGCACGGCGGCATGAAGACTGGCTTCCGTCACCCAGCTCAGGCCGGCTGGTCTGCGATCACGTTTGGTAGCGGTGGCGAAGACGGGGCCAACGCCCAGATAATCGGCGCCCTCTTTCTGGGCGGCGAGCAGGTGCTCGAGGCAGTGGGTGCTGCGTCCAAGCAAGCGCTCTGGGCCGAGCAGCTGTCTCGCCTCTGAGAGGGGGAGGTCGTCCTGGCCGAGATGCACGCCATCGGCATCCACCAAGAGCGCGAGATCAATGCGGTCGTTGATGATGAACAGGGCCTCAAAGCGACTGCACAGTGTTTTCAGGGCTTGCGCTTCAAGCAGGCGTTGTTGGTCATTGCCCTGTTTGCGCCGGTACTGAACCAGGCTGACGCCGGCCACCAGAGCGGCTTCAACCCCCTGAAGCAATCGCTCCAGGTTGTTGTCTCGATCGGGATCCGTAATCAGGCAAAGCTTGGCGGCCTCGAGGCGTTCCTGCCTGTGCTGACGCCCGCAGGCTTCGAGAATGCGTACCTCAAGGTCATAGAGCCCGTAGCGGATCTCAGCTGAAGTGCTGGCTAGGGCTGGATCGAGATTGCGCCCGAATTCCTCCAAGACGCGCAGGGCTTCCTGCACACGGCTGGCATTGGCTTTAACAATCGCTTGGGCGGTGCCACGATTCGCTTGAGCGGGATGGCCCAGGCCGGCGGCAACGTCTGTTGCCGTGGAACGGGCGCGGCGGTAGCGATCGTGATGCTGTTGCCCCAGTCGCTGCCGCCAGTCTTTTAGCGGCACGACGAGATCGTCTCGATCCAGACCAAACCGACACCAGTCTTCAATGACACGCAGCCCTTCTCGTGCTCGATCCAGGTTGGCGTCGATCAGCCGTGCCACTCGCAGGTTGGCGTCTGCTTCGACAACCATCGGCTCCATGGCAGTCTGAGAAGGATCGCATGCTCCACGGCGGCCATGGACAACAGCGGATCCGAGAGCTCCATGCACGTGCTGGTTTGGGGGATCATTCTCCTAGGCGGTGTTGGTGTGTTCATCGTCTGGGGACTGTCGAACGCTTACCCAGCTGGGGCTTGAAGCCGTTGACGTGCTGCTTCGGCGTCCTTTCCGATTTGTGCACTGAGCTCATCGAGGCCCGAAAAGCGTTGTTGTCCGCGTAGCCGTTCCACCGGTTCCACGACAAGCTCCTGGCCGACCAGTTCAATGCGCCTGTCGAGCAGATGCACCTCAACGGCTGAAGGAGCGTTGGGATCCACGGTGGGCTGGGGGCCGAGATTCATCACGGCCGGCAGTGCTTCGCTATCACTTCCTTCGCCAACGCACCCTTTGCCATCGCGTTGCGTCCAGGCGCGGGCGGCATAGACACCAAGCCCTGGCAAAAACTTGCGCCCATCCACTTGCAGATTGGCGGTGGGCCAGCCCAAATCACGCCCTAGGCCGCGACCGCGCACCACCGTTCCCCGGAAGCGGTAGGGGCGGCCGAGCAGCGCGCTAGCGGTTTGTAGGTCGCCATTTGCGAGTGCTTCGCGAATGCGGCTGCTGCTCATCCGTCCTCCGGCATCCTCCAGAATCGCCAACACCGACACCTGAACCCCAGCGGCTTCCGCTAAGGCCCGCAGCGTGTTGGTATCGCCTTCCCGGCCCCGACCGAATCGGAAATTGGCCCCTACGGCGATTTGTTGCGCCTTGAGGCAACCGAGCAGCACCTGCTCTACAAATTCGGCGGCACTGAGCTGCGCTAGTTGGCGGTTGAAAGGCACCAAGACCAGCTGCTGGATGCCAAGCGGCTCAAGGAGCTCGAGCTTCTCTTCTGGGAGATCGAGGCGCAGACGTGGTTCACCGTGGAGCACTTCGCGTGGGTGCGGCCAGAAGCTCACCACCGTGGGAATGGCATTGAGGTGATCCGTTTTGGTCACAGACGCGATCACCCGCCGATGACCCGCATGGAGGCCGTCGAAGCTGCCCAACGCCAGGGTGGTGGGGGTTTTGGCCTGCTGTGGAGAGCAGAGAGAAATCAACGGCGTTGTGCACGGATCTGTGGTTGATGGCAAGTTTGGACGACAGACCTCCTACATCGCATGGCCGATCGGCTCGATCTCCAACTGCTCGCTCTTGGCTTGCGCCGCACCGCTTGGATTCGCTTTTGGACGCAAACCGGCCTGGGAATTGTGATTTTGGGGGTGTTGATGTTCAACAACATCGGCGGCAGTTTGAGCAGAAATGCCGATAAAGCCTTGGGATTAGGGCCGGGCCTTTCGTTGACCACCCTTGCGTTTTTAGTGTTGTTATTCAGTCTTTGGCAGAGCTGGTTGGTGGTCCGGCTGGGACGGGCGTTGGCGAGTGGTGCGCGACCCAGTCGAGGCGAGGCCAGTCGCACGATCAAGCGCAGTTTGTTCGCTGATCTGTTGGGCCTGGTGTTTGCCGCTGTGGGCTATCAATCCTTGGCTGGTGCCCTGTTTGTGCAGGCCTCGATGCAGACGCCAGGCATTGCCATTGGAGCAAGGGGAGCGGGAGAAAATATGGCGATCACCTCCCTGGAGATGCTTTCGGTGCTGAGCAACACGCAGGTGTTGTTTGCTCATCTCATTGGTTTGCTGTTCTCGCTTTGGATGCTGCAGCGGATTTATCGCACGAGCTGAGCTACTGATTGATGTTTAGTTGGGGTAAAGAGGAGAGTCCTCCGCGCCAGAACAGCTCAGGTTGAATCGGTGTGAGCGACGGTGCATTCGCTTGGATTTGGGCCACGTCAGTGGGCCAGTCGCGGGGGCCATCACCGCCCGACTCGAAATCTTCGACGGCTTCACCGGCCAACCAGTAATAGGTGCGGCCACGGGGGTCGACCCGAGGACTGAACTGTTCGTCGTAGCGGCGGATGGAAAGACGGGTCCAGCGCAGTTCCCCCATGGCCTCCTGCTTGCAGGGCGGCACGTTGAGATTGAGCAGTAGGTTTTCCGGCCATCGATCAGCAAGGGCGGCTTCTGCCACCTGCACGGCTAAATTTGCGGCGGCTTGGAATTCTCTCCACTGAAAACAAGCACTGCTCACGGCCATTGCCGGCAAACCCTCCAGGGTGCCTTCCATCGCGGCTGCCACGGTTCCTGAACAGAACACATCGGTGCCGAGGTTGGGGCCGTGGTTGATCCCTGAAAGCACCAGGTCTGGCTTCTCGGATAGAAGTTCAAACAGGGCTAATTTCATGCAATCGGCGGGGGTGCCGCTGCAGGCCCAGGCTTTGATTCCAGGTTCAAACAGCTCATCAGCCCGTTCGGCACGAATGGGGGTCTGAAGCGTTAATCCATGCCCGGTGGCAGAGCGCTCCTGATCGGGGCACACCACCGTGACCTCATGGCCTGCTGCGGCTGCCGCTGCCGCCAGGGTGCGGATGCCGTCGGCGAACACGCCATCGTCGTTGCTGATCAGGATCCGCAGGGGCTTCATCAGGAGTGGGTGTATGCGTTGGATGGAACCTAGTCGTGATGGCTGCCTACAGTCATTGCCGCGATACCGATGCCTTGAGCGCCACGATCTCCCTGCAGCAGCTCACTGATCAGCTGGACGCCCTAGAGGCGGAAGCGGCCGTTGAGATTCAGGCAGCAACCGATGCCGCTGCTCTTGAGCAGCTTCGCGTTGGACTGCTCGGTAAAAAGGGGCGGCTTTCAGCCGTTCTGGGGGCGATGGGCAAGCTGCCAGGGGATGAACGCCCGGTGGTTGGCCAGCGCGCCAATGTCTTGAAGACTCAGGTGCAGCAGCTGCTCTCTGAGCGGCTGCAATCCGTGAAGAGCGCTGCCATGGAGGCGCGGATCGCTGCCGAAACGCTCGATGTTACGGCGGCTCCGCTGGGGGTGCCGATGGGGCATCGGCACCCGTTGATCACCACCACAGAGGAGATTGTTGATCTGTTCTGCGGTCTCGGCTATCAGGTGGAAGAAGGCCCAGAAGTGGAGACGGATCACCACAATTTCACGGCGCTGAACATTCCGCCTGAGCACCCTGCGCGAGACATGCAGGACACTTTTTATCTGCAAGACAACCTGTTGTTGCGCACCCACACCTCGCCGGTACAGATCCGCCACCTCGAAACGAATCCACCACCGGTGCGGATCGTGGCTCCAGGCCGGGTGTATCGGCGGGATGCGGTCGATGCCACCCATTCG
This window harbors:
- a CDS encoding Bax inhibitor-1 family protein; this encodes MPASSNFQEAIREAQSSALVGPNVVNKALPYVGGGMVLTAAGVLGGMSTMVAMGPAFNGLSMVAIIPWFILFFVAQNAAKKGNNGTALPLMAAFSLLTGFTLTGLVVQAVAVAGVASIGIAALATGLTFAIASVVGRRMSDSVGQALTAVVGFGLIGLLIAMVGIFVAGFFIPGIFAATNLAIAGFGTVLFVGMAFVDFYTMPRTYRDDQYLAGALGMYLTYINLFIFILRLIIALQGGGRRD
- the era gene encoding GTPase Era, yielding MVESSFRSFTSNTPEGFRSGFVALIGRPNVGKSTLVNQLIGDKIAITSPVAQTTRNRLRAILTTDEAQLILVDTPGIHKPHHLLGERLVRSARSAIGEVDQVLLLLEGCEAPGRGDAFIVQLLRQQPLPVQVLLNKWDLVPMEKKDAAAAAYRELLGETDWPVHRCSALSGDGCPELVKAISALMPEGPQLYPSDMVSDQPERLLMGELIREQVLLNTREEVPHSVAVSIDRIEEMPAKGKSNGRTAVLATVLVERKSQKGILIGKGGAMLKTIGQGARLQMQTLIDGPVYLELFVKVVPDWRSKPARLAELGYVGD
- a CDS encoding phycobiliprotein lyase produces the protein MQDMSDQTAFPPSDLDGFLALCVGRWMSLRSRFLINASEQEWHSSERGEVEVSASVAAGVPCLDVTPAEGDKSTLAFQADGSLAIHAGGTEQTGRWQLLADSSLELSLQAGNGDQVLERIWFTKPNLRLRSTTAVGEDGQPRQGSFCSEIRRVSRPQS
- the trmD gene encoding tRNA (guanosine(37)-N1)-methyltransferase TrmD, whose translation is MAAYRLDVISLAPQAFAPLLELGVIGRAFGAGIAALHLHNPRDHAIDRHRKVDDVPYGGGAGMVLKPEPVFAAFESLPVCSRRRVLLMSPQGQPLRQVDFQRWSKEYDQLVFLCGHYEGFDERIRSLADEEVSMGDFVLTGGELPAMTIINGVVRLLPGTVGTPESLVEESHSDLLLEHSHYTRPADFRGMAVPDVLRSGDHGAVALWRQQQREQRTLERRPDLWNRWQQMHHPTNNPPQAD
- a CDS encoding TerB family tellurite resistance protein, which translates into the protein MTKKTMDTLLEIAKLIALSDGNISKEEAQLIRDLPQQLSVDTVEADLVHPAEGSTLSLKELVGALTTHEDRCLAARVAYLVAAVSRQPRDCLKINPDERRVYQELLKELNLSKDELEGIESSAKQQLNQNRSPIRLVLDVIFGDEKLPDLLIEKLYYAEGRQHPGHPLHGSYVGLNADA
- the ispF gene encoding 2-C-methyl-D-erythritol 2,4-cyclodiphosphate synthase — encoded protein: MTSSVPSLRIGNGYDIHRLVPGRPLILGGQQLEHPAGLGLDGHSDADVLVHAIMDALLGALSLGDIGKYFPPDDPQWKGADSLLLLEQVVALVKGRGWGVVNVDAVLIAERPKLKPHIEAMRSAIALRIGVAPDQVGVKATTNEKLGPEGREEGISCQAVALLQAL
- a CDS encoding TIGR03792 family protein — translated: MIRVATLLCVAFVLMGQSADVRFAAFADPEGGYDVAVIEHLRISVPKQGRQAWLEAERGSWEPWLEQQTGFLGRDLLWDPETEEGTLLIRWSSRQAWKAIPSEQVEEVQNRFEQLAREAMELAQDMDNPFPLVFEGELLPP
- the larB gene encoding nickel pincer cofactor biosynthesis protein LarB, which gives rise to MSSEDVRLDWQRSDRLGISEAIWGLHKTVDQIVAILEAFAAREQPALVTRVDEAKAKAVLQRCDRELVRFEARARCLTSGTPPPLRPELGTVTVLSGGTSDLPIAAEAQLALHWHGIDADLLLDVGVAGLHRLLDQLPKLQQSSVLIACAGMEGALPTVLAGLLPQPVIGVPVSVGYGVSAGGRAALDGMLASCAPGLVVVNIDNGYGAAMAALRILQRRT